A single window of Halotalea alkalilenta DNA harbors:
- the nadA gene encoding quinolinate synthase NadA: protein MSTIATSLEAFEKSQAGAHCSTGLATDPWRFDRIPTYGPGASETDELPDQAPRQSALPGEYRNASDEELKARIIAAKRTLGERLLILGHFYQRDEVVRHADFVGDSFQLARATLDRPEAEAIVFCGVHFMAETADILSDQRQTVSLPNLGAGCSMADMADLASVEACWEALSQLWGDARDASGRAPVIPVTYMNSSAALKAFCGRHGGIVCTSSNAAKVLDWAFSQGQRVLFFPDQHLGRNTAKAMGIGLDQMPLWDPNRPLGGNQRDALERARVILWHGYCSVHKRFTVEQIASARRHFPDVRVIVHPECPMAVVDAADEAGSTDYIKKAIEAAPPGATFAIGTEINLVQRLAREHPEHTIFCLDPVVCPCSTMYRIHPAYLAWILDGLVEGEVRNRIRVDAATSRDARVALERMLAAQP from the coding sequence ATGTCGACCATCGCCACCTCCCTTGAAGCGTTCGAGAAGTCGCAGGCAGGCGCTCACTGCAGTACCGGGCTCGCCACCGATCCCTGGCGCTTCGATCGGATTCCCACCTACGGGCCGGGCGCCTCCGAGACCGACGAGCTGCCCGACCAGGCGCCACGGCAGTCGGCGCTGCCGGGCGAGTATCGCAATGCCAGCGACGAGGAGCTTAAGGCGCGGATCATCGCCGCCAAGCGCACGCTGGGTGAGCGGCTCTTGATCCTCGGCCACTTCTACCAGCGCGACGAGGTGGTGCGTCATGCCGACTTCGTCGGCGACTCGTTCCAGCTCGCCCGCGCGACCCTTGACCGGCCGGAGGCCGAGGCGATCGTGTTCTGCGGCGTGCACTTCATGGCCGAGACCGCCGATATCCTCTCCGACCAGCGCCAGACCGTATCGCTGCCTAACCTCGGTGCCGGCTGCTCGATGGCCGACATGGCCGATCTCGCTTCGGTCGAGGCCTGTTGGGAGGCGCTGTCGCAGCTGTGGGGGGATGCGCGGGACGCCAGCGGGCGGGCACCGGTGATACCGGTCACCTACATGAACTCATCGGCGGCGCTGAAAGCCTTCTGCGGCCGCCATGGCGGTATCGTCTGCACCTCCTCGAACGCCGCCAAGGTGCTCGACTGGGCCTTCTCCCAGGGCCAGCGGGTGCTGTTCTTCCCCGACCAGCATCTGGGGCGCAATACCGCCAAGGCGATGGGCATCGGCCTCGACCAGATGCCGCTGTGGGACCCGAACCGCCCGCTCGGTGGCAACCAGCGTGATGCGCTCGAGCGCGCGCGGGTGATCCTGTGGCATGGCTACTGCTCGGTGCACAAGCGTTTCACCGTCGAGCAGATCGCAAGCGCCCGGCGGCATTTTCCCGACGTGCGGGTGATCGTCCATCCCGAATGCCCGATGGCGGTGGTCGATGCCGCCGATGAGGCGGGTTCGACCGACTACATCAAGAAGGCGATCGAAGCCGCGCCGCCCGGGGCGACCTTCGCGATCGGCACCGAGATCAACCTGGTCCAGCGGCTCGCCCGGGAGCATCCTGAGCACACCATCTTCTGTCTCGATCCGGTGGTTTGCCCCTGTTCGACCATGTACCGCATCCACCCGGCCTACCTGGCCTGGATCCTCGATGGCCTGGTCGAGGGCGAGGTGCGCAACCGCATCCGCGTCGATGCCGCCACTTCGCGCGATGCGCGGGTGGCGCTCGAGCGAATGCTGGCGGCGCAGCCATGA
- the nadB gene encoding L-aspartate oxidase: protein MNRPFGFTPRPRAERRGRFALVVVGSGVAGLSCALLAQQRGLGPVALVTKAGLEESNTRYAQGGIAGALHHVDRAGLHARDTLVAGAGGCVVESVRRLCAGGAAALEWLIALGVPFDREGGDWAVGLEAAHSRPRILHAGGDATGRAIEATLADHVRRADVTLFEHCMLAELQLHGGRVSGVECLDANEQRFGLEAETVVIATGGAGQVYAHTTNPSVATGDGVACAFRAGAAILDAEFYQFHPTALALGEQRFLITEALRGEGAVLRDALGRRFMPALHAQAELAPRDVVARAIARTMAAQQGQPVWLDATGLEAERLAARFPGISAHLEGLGLRLAHDWLPVTPAAHYWMGGILTDTLGRSSVAGLYALGEAACTGVHGANRLASNSLLEGVVFARRLVEALACDESQGLPARFDEIRIQVLPIFGASAEMPFSLSALRETMWREVGLERSGEGLSRSLERLTGWQRGWRFATHRAALEARNQLEIATLICESALAREESRGAHHRLDFPNAEPRFARRRAVTRLFAEESSEARPFPLSLVMR from the coding sequence ATGAACCGGCCGTTCGGCTTCACCCCCAGGCCTCGTGCCGAGCGCCGCGGGCGCTTCGCGCTGGTCGTGGTCGGCAGCGGTGTCGCTGGGTTGAGCTGTGCGCTGCTGGCGCAGCAGCGCGGTCTCGGGCCGGTGGCGCTGGTGACCAAGGCGGGGCTCGAGGAGAGCAACACCCGCTATGCCCAGGGCGGCATCGCAGGCGCCTTGCATCACGTCGACCGTGCCGGGCTCCATGCGCGCGACACCCTCGTCGCCGGTGCCGGCGGCTGCGTGGTGGAGTCGGTGCGCCGGCTCTGCGCCGGCGGGGCCGCGGCGCTCGAGTGGCTGATCGCGCTCGGCGTGCCGTTCGACCGCGAGGGCGGTGACTGGGCGGTGGGGCTGGAGGCGGCCCATTCGCGGCCACGCATCCTCCATGCCGGCGGTGACGCCACGGGGCGCGCGATCGAGGCGACCCTCGCCGATCACGTTCGCCGGGCCGACGTGACGCTGTTCGAGCACTGCATGCTCGCCGAACTCCAGCTGCATGGCGGTCGGGTCAGCGGGGTCGAGTGCCTGGATGCCAATGAGCAGCGCTTCGGCCTCGAGGCTGAAACGGTGGTGATCGCGACCGGGGGAGCAGGCCAGGTCTATGCGCATACCACCAATCCCTCGGTCGCCACCGGCGATGGGGTCGCCTGCGCGTTTCGCGCCGGCGCTGCGATCCTCGATGCCGAGTTCTATCAGTTCCACCCGACCGCGCTTGCACTCGGCGAGCAGCGCTTTCTGATCACCGAAGCGCTGCGCGGCGAGGGCGCGGTGCTGCGCGATGCCCTCGGGCGGCGCTTCATGCCGGCGCTGCACGCCCAGGCCGAGCTCGCACCGCGCGACGTGGTCGCACGCGCCATCGCCCGGACCATGGCCGCACAGCAGGGCCAGCCGGTCTGGCTCGACGCCACCGGGCTCGAGGCCGAGCGGCTGGCGGCTCGCTTCCCCGGGATCTCCGCGCACCTCGAGGGGCTGGGGCTGCGGCTGGCCCACGACTGGCTGCCGGTGACGCCCGCGGCGCATTACTGGATGGGTGGGATTCTCACCGACACCCTCGGACGCAGCTCGGTGGCCGGGCTCTACGCCCTCGGCGAGGCGGCCTGCACTGGCGTACATGGCGCGAACCGGCTGGCCTCCAACTCGCTGCTCGAAGGCGTGGTGTTCGCCCGCAGGCTGGTCGAGGCGCTGGCTTGCGATGAGAGCCAGGGCCTGCCGGCGCGCTTCGACGAGATCCGGATCCAGGTCCTGCCGATCTTCGGCGCCAGCGCCGAGATGCCTTTCTCCCTTAGCGCGCTGCGCGAGACGATGTGGCGCGAGGTTGGGCTCGAACGCAGCGGCGAGGGGCTCTCCCGCAGCCTCGAGCGGCTCACCGGCTGGCAGCGGGGCTGGCGCTTCGCCACCCATCGCGCCGCGCTGGAGGCGCGCAACCAGCTCGAGATCGCCACGCTGATCTGCGAATCGGCGCTGGCCCGCGAGGAGTCCCGCGGTGCCCACCATCGCCTCGACTTTCCCAACGCCGAGCCCCGTTTCGCGCGGCGGCGGGCGGTGACCCGCCTGTTCGCCGAGGAGTCGTCCGAGGCGCGGCCGTTTCCCCTGTCATTGGTCATGAGGTGA
- the nadC gene encoding carboxylating nicotinate-nucleotide diphosphorylase: MLLSPSQIDAVVEAALAEDAPWGDLSSETLIPAERRARALLAAREPGVFAGGEVLARTFRAVDPGVEVRLLRADGERFSRGDTLAQIEGPARVLLRAERVALNLVQRMSGIATLTSRFVEAVAGTSARIVDTRKTTPGLRALERHAVRAGGGHNHRFSLSDAVMIKDNHLAALGAASPAAVTQALERLREQLPHTVHIEVEIDRLDQLDAVLEAKVDTVMLDNFSLDELREGVARIKGRAWIEASGGVDLTTVRAIAETGVEIISVGALTHSARALDLGLDFEPER, translated from the coding sequence ATGCTGCTCTCACCTTCCCAGATCGACGCCGTGGTCGAGGCCGCGCTCGCCGAGGACGCCCCCTGGGGCGATCTCAGCTCGGAGACGTTGATTCCCGCCGAGCGCCGGGCCAGGGCGCTGCTCGCCGCGCGCGAGCCCGGCGTGTTCGCCGGTGGCGAGGTGCTGGCGCGTACTTTTCGCGCCGTCGATCCTGGCGTCGAAGTTCGCTTGCTGCGCGCCGACGGTGAGCGTTTCTCCCGCGGCGACACGCTTGCGCAGATCGAAGGCCCGGCGCGGGTGCTGCTGCGCGCCGAGCGGGTGGCGCTCAACCTGGTGCAGCGGATGAGCGGGATCGCCACCCTCACCTCTCGTTTCGTCGAAGCGGTGGCCGGGACCTCGGCGCGGATCGTCGACACCCGCAAGACCACGCCCGGGCTGCGCGCGCTGGAGCGCCACGCGGTGCGCGCCGGCGGCGGCCACAATCACCGCTTCTCGCTATCGGACGCGGTGATGATCAAGGACAACCATCTCGCCGCGCTGGGGGCCGCCTCGCCCGCGGCGGTCACTCAGGCGCTCGAGCGCCTGCGCGAGCAGCTGCCGCACACGGTGCATATAGAAGTCGAGATCGACCGGCTCGATCAGCTCGATGCGGTGCTCGAGGCCAAGGTCGACACTGTGATGCTCGACAACTTCTCCCTCGATGAGCTGCGCGAGGGGGTGGCGCGAATCAAAGGGCGGGCATGGATCGAGGCCAGCGGCGGGGTCGATCTGACCACGGTGAGGGCGATCGCCGAGACCGGCGTCGAGATCATCTCGGTCGGGGCGCTGACCCACAGCGCCCGCGCCCTCGATCTCGGGCTCGATTTCGAGCCCGAGCGATGA
- a CDS encoding cysteine desulfurase family protein: protein MMTEAEPLYLDHAATTPLRREALEAMWPWLTARFANPSSPHGPGREARAALEAAREELARGLGCRAGELIFTSGGTEADNLAIKGIALGVERPPAARRLIISPFEHPAVEGACDYLCRHHGYRLERLAVDRNGLIDLDDLARRLALPAALCSVILGHNEIGTLQPIERISAIARAHGVALHVDAVQAAGWEAIDVERLGIAALSLSGHKLGAGRGIGALFLRRGVPLEPLLHGGHQERGRRGGTEQLPGVIALARAFTLARAEAERHGERVAALRDAFIRGVLEGCPGARLTGAAERRLPHHASFLFPGTHGEAVLLALEARGVICSSGSACKAGEDEPSPALLALGISRQEAQTAVRFCFDIDIDQPQVDRAVRAVVEAVAQVRGLGGR, encoded by the coding sequence ATGATGACCGAGGCCGAGCCGCTCTATCTCGATCACGCCGCGACCACGCCGCTCAGGCGCGAGGCGCTCGAGGCGATGTGGCCGTGGCTGACCGCTCGATTCGCCAACCCCTCGAGCCCGCACGGGCCCGGGCGCGAGGCCCGCGCGGCGCTCGAAGCGGCGCGCGAGGAGCTGGCCCGCGGGCTCGGCTGCCGCGCGGGGGAGCTGATCTTCACCTCCGGCGGCACCGAGGCGGACAACCTGGCGATCAAGGGCATCGCGCTCGGCGTCGAGCGCCCGCCGGCGGCGAGGCGGCTGATCATCTCTCCCTTCGAGCATCCCGCGGTGGAGGGGGCTTGCGACTACCTCTGCCGCCATCACGGTTATCGGCTCGAGCGCCTCGCGGTCGATCGCAACGGACTGATCGACCTCGACGACCTTGCCCGCAGGCTCGCGCTTCCGGCGGCGCTGTGCAGCGTGATTCTCGGCCACAACGAGATCGGCACCCTGCAGCCGATCGAGCGCATCAGCGCGATCGCACGCGCCCACGGCGTGGCGCTGCACGTCGATGCGGTGCAGGCCGCCGGCTGGGAGGCGATCGACGTCGAGCGCCTCGGCATCGCCGCGCTGAGCCTCAGCGGCCACAAGCTCGGCGCCGGGCGGGGGATCGGCGCGCTGTTCCTCAGGCGCGGCGTACCGCTCGAGCCGCTGCTCCACGGCGGCCACCAGGAGCGCGGCCGGCGCGGTGGCACCGAGCAGCTGCCGGGCGTCATCGCCCTCGCCCGCGCCTTCACCCTGGCCCGGGCGGAGGCCGAGCGCCACGGCGAGCGGGTCGCCGCACTGCGCGATGCGTTCATCCGTGGCGTGCTCGAGGGCTGCCCCGGCGCCCGTCTCACCGGCGCCGCCGAGCGGCGCCTGCCCCACCACGCGTCTTTCCTTTTTCCCGGTACCCACGGCGAAGCGGTGCTGCTCGCACTCGAGGCCCGGGGTGTGATCTGCTCCAGCGGCTCGGCCTGCAAGGCCGGCGAAGACGAGCCCTCACCTGCGCTGCTCGCGCTCGGCATCTCCCGCCAGGAGGCGCAGACCGCAGTGCGCTTCTGTTTCGACATCGATATCGACCAGCCCCAGGTCGACCGCGCCGTGCGCGCGGTCGTCGAAGCGGTGGCGCAGGTGCGGGGGTTGGGCGGGCGCTGA
- a CDS encoding zinc ribbon domain-containing protein YjdM: MSQLPPCPQCQADYTYEDGLMLVCPACAHEWSSTEEAADAASDEQGVIRDSVGNVLADGDSVSVIKDLKVKGSSLVVKVGTKVKNIRLVDGDHDIDCKIDGIGAMKLKSEFVKKI; this comes from the coding sequence ATGAGCCAGCTGCCCCCCTGCCCCCAGTGCCAGGCCGATTACACCTACGAGGATGGACTGATGCTGGTCTGCCCTGCTTGCGCCCATGAGTGGTCCTCGACCGAGGAGGCGGCGGACGCCGCCAGCGACGAGCAGGGCGTGATCCGTGATTCGGTGGGCAATGTCCTCGCCGACGGCGACAGCGTCTCGGTGATCAAGGACCTCAAGGTCAAGGGCTCTTCGCTCGTGGTCAAGGTCGGCACCAAGGTGAAGAACATCCGTCTGGTCGACGGCGATCACGATATCGACTGCAAGATCGACGGCATCGGGGCGATGAAGCTCAAGTCCGAGTTCGTCAAGAAGATCTGA
- the surE gene encoding 5'/3'-nucleotidase SurE gives MSQPIVDRILLTNDDGIDAPGLETLTRVASALAREVWIVAPAFDQSGVATSISLHHPLRLAHFGERRYSVTGTPADCVTMAVRHLMRDAPPDLVLSGINRGANLGRETLYSGTVGAALTALLLGVPTIALSQAFTDRSAVRWATAERLAPDTIRRLHAIGWPREVALNVNFPDVAADQAGPITASRQGRGTLETIDVVERTDLRDQRYHWFNIKRRELDDDPQSEAYLLRHGRITVTPLQFERTAEQARTELAMRLG, from the coding sequence ATGAGCCAACCGATCGTCGACCGTATCCTGCTGACCAACGACGACGGCATCGACGCCCCCGGCCTCGAAACCCTCACCCGGGTCGCCTCGGCGCTGGCCCGCGAGGTGTGGATCGTCGCGCCCGCCTTCGACCAGAGCGGGGTGGCGACTTCGATCAGCCTGCACCATCCGCTGCGCCTGGCGCACTTCGGCGAGCGTCGTTACTCAGTGACCGGCACGCCGGCCGACTGCGTGACCATGGCGGTGCGCCACCTGATGCGCGACGCCCCGCCCGACCTGGTACTGTCGGGTATCAACCGCGGCGCCAACCTGGGTCGCGAGACGCTCTACTCCGGCACCGTGGGCGCGGCGCTGACCGCACTGCTGCTCGGCGTACCCACCATCGCGCTGAGCCAGGCGTTCACCGATCGCTCGGCGGTGCGCTGGGCGACCGCCGAGCGGCTGGCCCCCGATACCATCCGCCGTCTCCACGCGATCGGCTGGCCCCGGGAGGTCGCGCTCAACGTCAACTTCCCCGACGTCGCCGCCGACCAGGCCGGTCCGATCACCGCCAGCCGCCAAGGGCGCGGCACGCTCGAGACGATCGACGTGGTCGAACGCACCGACCTTCGCGACCAGCGCTACCACTGGTTCAACATCAAGCGCCGCGAGCTCGACGACGACCCGCAGAGCGAAGCCTACCTGCTGCGCCACGGCAGAATCACCGTCACCCCGCTGCAGTTCGAGCGCACCGCCGAGCAGGCCCGCACCGAGCTGGCCATGCGGCTGGGCTGA
- a CDS encoding GNAT family N-acetyltransferase translates to MFAAVRPANARDIAPLRELARNTFLDTYAEGCDAARIDAYIAEAYSHQALSAALEDADITVLLIERAGELAGFLQLHADDARTATFDADTLEIARLYLDRRAQGAGLGARLIEAAAERARTLGKRRLGLGVWRQNDRAIRFYQRQGFEITGTHRFDFAGEIHHDYTMHRPLSHHLEIPA, encoded by the coding sequence ATGTTCGCCGCAGTCCGTCCCGCCAACGCCCGCGATATCGCACCGCTGCGCGAACTCGCCCGTAACACCTTCCTCGATACCTATGCAGAAGGCTGCGACGCCGCCAGGATCGATGCCTACATCGCCGAGGCCTATTCCCACCAGGCCCTCAGCGCGGCATTGGAAGACGCCGATATCACTGTGCTTCTGATCGAGCGCGCGGGTGAACTGGCCGGTTTCCTGCAGCTCCACGCGGACGACGCAAGAACTGCAACCTTCGACGCCGACACTCTCGAGATCGCACGACTCTATCTCGACCGCAGGGCCCAGGGGGCAGGGCTCGGCGCGCGGCTGATCGAAGCGGCGGCCGAGCGCGCGCGCACTCTCGGCAAGCGCCGGCTCGGGCTCGGCGTCTGGCGCCAGAACGACCGGGCGATCCGCTTCTACCAGCGCCAGGGCTTCGAGATCACCGGCACCCATCGGTTCGATTTCGCCGGCGAGATTCACCACGACTACACCATGCATCGACCACTTTCCCACCATCTGGAGATCCCCGCATGA
- a CDS encoding NAD(P)H-dependent flavin oxidoreductase: protein MTVEELKAQLRLPLIGAPMFIVSTPELVIAQCASGVLGAFPALNARPQAQLGDWLGRITAALDALRREHPERAIAPFAVNQIVHPSNPRLEQDIDTCVEHRVPLMISSLHAPDRVVEAAHAYGGLVFHDVTTVRHAKRALDAGVDGLILVCAGAGGHAGRLSPFALAGEVRRFYDGPIALAGAISHGEHLLAAQALGADFGYLGTRFIASREANASERYRQMLIEAGASEVIYTDLFTGIHGNYLAASIRDAGLDPSALPASNGEKLTLGDGGLKVWRDVVGAGQGVGAIEAIEPVARIVERIEQEYRDARRRLLGSACG from the coding sequence ATGACCGTCGAGGAATTGAAGGCCCAGCTGCGCCTGCCGCTGATCGGCGCTCCGATGTTCATCGTCTCCACGCCCGAACTGGTGATCGCCCAGTGCGCAAGCGGCGTGCTCGGCGCCTTTCCCGCACTCAACGCCCGGCCCCAGGCGCAGCTCGGCGACTGGCTGGGCCGCATCACCGCCGCGCTCGACGCACTGCGGCGCGAGCACCCCGAGCGCGCCATCGCGCCGTTCGCGGTCAACCAGATCGTTCATCCGAGCAATCCGAGGCTCGAGCAGGATATCGACACCTGCGTCGAGCACCGGGTGCCGCTGATGATCTCAAGCCTCCACGCCCCCGACCGGGTGGTCGAGGCGGCGCACGCCTATGGCGGGCTGGTGTTCCATGACGTGACCACCGTGCGTCATGCCAAGCGCGCCCTCGACGCCGGGGTCGATGGGCTGATCCTGGTCTGTGCCGGCGCTGGCGGACACGCCGGGCGATTAAGCCCCTTCGCGCTGGCCGGCGAGGTGAGGCGCTTCTATGACGGGCCTATCGCGCTCGCCGGCGCGATATCCCACGGCGAACACCTGCTCGCCGCCCAGGCGCTCGGCGCCGACTTCGGCTATCTCGGTACCCGCTTCATCGCAAGCCGCGAGGCCAACGCCTCAGAGCGCTATCGCCAGATGCTGATCGAGGCAGGTGCCAGTGAGGTGATCTACACTGACCTGTTCACCGGCATCCACGGCAACTATCTCGCCGCCAGCATCCGCGACGCAGGCCTCGACCCCAGCGCCCTGCCGGCCTCGAACGGCGAGAAGCTCACCCTCGGCGATGGCGGGCTCAAGGTCTGGCGCGACGTGGTTGGCGCAGGACAAGGCGTGGGCGCGATCGAGGCGATCGAGCCCGTGGCACGCATCGTCGAGCGCATCGAGCAAGAGTATCGAGACGCTCGCCGCCGGCTGCTCGGCAGCGCCTGTGGATGA
- a CDS encoding LysR family transcriptional regulator, giving the protein MDRIKAAQVFVAIVERGSLTGAAEALDMSRAMVTRYLAEVERWASARLLHRSTRRLGLTAAGETALAYCREMLGLAEQMALVADAEAAEPHGMLRIACVQSLAQAAVARAVAAYLQRYPRTAIDLQVDGRTVNLVEERIDLAIRITNQLDPNLIARRLARCASVVCASPAYLAAHGTPRRAEELSAHNCLTYSYFGKSLWRFTHDGEQLDIPVDGNLSANESLVLLEAAVEGAGIVLQPLHSAAALIASGCLVALLPGYQPQTLDIYGIYTSRQHLPATLRTLLDFLVEWFATDEGWAGLHEGFPR; this is encoded by the coding sequence ATGGACCGGATCAAGGCCGCGCAGGTCTTCGTCGCCATCGTCGAGCGTGGCAGCCTGACCGGCGCGGCCGAGGCGCTGGACATGTCGCGCGCGATGGTGACGCGCTATCTCGCCGAGGTGGAACGGTGGGCAAGCGCGCGGCTGCTGCACCGCAGCACCCGCCGGCTGGGCCTGACCGCCGCTGGCGAGACCGCGCTTGCGTACTGTCGCGAGATGCTCGGGCTCGCCGAGCAGATGGCGCTGGTCGCCGATGCCGAGGCGGCCGAGCCGCACGGCATGCTGCGCATCGCCTGCGTGCAGTCGCTGGCGCAGGCGGCGGTGGCGAGAGCGGTCGCCGCCTACCTGCAGCGCTACCCGCGTACCGCGATCGATCTGCAGGTCGACGGCCGGACGGTGAACCTGGTCGAGGAGCGCATCGACCTGGCGATCCGGATCACCAACCAGCTCGATCCGAACCTGATCGCCCGGCGGCTGGCCCGATGCGCCTCGGTGGTCTGCGCCTCGCCCGCCTACCTCGCCGCCCATGGCACACCGCGGCGTGCCGAGGAGCTGAGCGCGCACAACTGCCTGACCTACTCCTATTTCGGCAAGAGCCTGTGGCGGTTCACCCATGACGGCGAGCAGTTGGACATCCCGGTCGACGGCAACCTGAGCGCCAATGAATCCCTGGTGCTGCTCGAGGCCGCCGTGGAAGGCGCTGGCATCGTACTGCAACCGCTGCATTCGGCGGCGGCGCTGATCGCCAGTGGCTGCCTGGTCGCGCTGCTGCCCGGCTACCAGCCCCAGACGCTGGATATCTACGGCATCTATACCTCGCGCCAGCACCTGCCGGCGACGCTGCGTACCCTGCTCGACTTCCTGGTCGAATGGTTCGCCACCGACGAGGGCTGGGCGGGGCTGCACGAAGGCTTTCCCCGCTGA